Within the Bradyrhizobium ottawaense genome, the region TGCCAACGTGGAACTACGTCGCCGTTCACGCCTATGGCCCTGTCGAGTTCTTCGACGATGCGGAGCGGCTACTCGACGTGATAACGCGACTGACGGATTTGCACGAGCAACCGCGAAAGGATCGCTGGGCGGTGACGGACGCCCCGGCTGATTTCATCAAAGCGCAGCTCAGAGGAATTGTCGGTTTGCGGATGCCGATTTCGAGGCTCGATGGCAAGCGGAAGATGAGTCAGAACCGCAACTTGGCGGATCGCGCTGGCGTCATCAATGGATTGTCTGAAAGCCATCGTCCAGAGGACCACATCGTCGCGTCTCTGATACCGCAGGACTAACAAGCGTCGCGATCGGCGCGATCAAGAGGTAAGCGAATGCTCGACTCCCAGACGTTCCCGCTGTTCTTGGCAGCGGCGCTCTTGGTTGCGCTTACGCCAGGACCCGGGATATTCTACGTTGCAGCCCGAACCCTTGCAGGCGGCCGTTCGGAAGGGCTCGCATCAAGCTTTGGCACCGGTGTCGGTGGCTTTGTGCATGTTATCGCTGCGACCGTCGGGGTGTCGGCGGTTGTCATGGCGAGCGCGGAGGCGTTCACCGTGCTCAAAATTGCAGGTGCGGTCTACCTGATCTGGCTCGGCATCAAACGCATGTCGGGTGCAGTCATGTTCGGACTCGGGGCTTCACTGCTCATTGCGCGGCGGGATAGTTAACTACCGACAACTTCAGCTTTGGGTCAAAATCTGCCCTGACGACCAGAAGTGGCCACGTCAGGTCTTCCCCCAAAAGCGGACCTCGACAGCACCCACAGCATTGCCTTGCAGCGTCGGCGCGCGTGGCTGTTGGGTTGGGCGGCGACCAGCGGTAAGCCAGCGTCCTAACTTTTTGGCCGTCGACCGCCCTTCAACGGCCGAGGGGCAGCTTCGCCGGCGCGAGGCACCCTAAACAAGTCCTCAATATTGGCGGATAGCGCTTTGGCAAGGCGTTCAAGAACGGCCACGCTTGGATTCTCAAGACCGCGTTCAAGGCGACTAACATAAGTTCGATCAATCTGAGCATCTACCGCCAAGACTTCCTGCGACAGTCCCCGCGCGACCCTCAACCGACGAATGTTTCTAGCGACAAGAGCGCCTGCTTTCATGAAGACAGGCGATCAGGCTGAGGTCTATTAAACCACGGACAATAGTGCTACTATTATAGAAGTCTGATCGAAGCCGGCTTGGGGCGCATTATGTTAGCGATTGCTGGGGGAATTCTGCTCGCCGTTTTGATCCTATGCTTGCTGCCGTGGCTTCTTGCCGGTGCAGCGTGGACCTTCGGCATTTTAATAGTGGTCGCAGTTGCGGCAGGCGCGCTTTGGGCGTTTTGGGTCGGTGCCCAGTCCTCAGCGGGACTCTCTGTCGAATTGATGATCGGCGCAGTACTATCGGTCTGGCTGTTTTTCAAAATGCCACCCCGCCCGTCAGGGCAGCCGAATTTCGCAGTACGGTTTCTCAAGGGATGGGGCAGAATTATATCCGCGCCAGTCCTGGCTCCTATGGAGCACTGGCACTCCATTCAAGATCGACGACTTCGGGGTGAGCGCGTGAATGTCGTGGCGGCGGCGGTCGGCCTTAGCTGGTCCTGCTTCGTTGGAGCGTTTTTGAGCTGGCTTGCTATTTCGTTACCAGCGCTTGCCATCTGGGGTGTCCTATCGACGGTTTGGGCAAAATGACTATTGAGCTAGTCGACGATTAACGCGAGGGGTCGCGTATTGCGGGACCTTAGCACGCGCTGGGGGTGCTTGCGATCGGGCATTTCCTCATTGGCGCAGGTGGCCCGCAATACCTCGCCATTTTCCAGGCGTTCGCAGATCGTCTCAAAGATTTCGTCGGTGAATGTAGAAGGTCGTCCCATTTTCATTTCCAGGTTAGGCTAGGTTGCTGCAATTATGTGTTGACGAAGTGCGTAACATCGGCGGCTTCGAATGTTACGCTTGATGTTACGCTGTTACGGACTTTCGATTTTCGAGCTAAGTGTTTGAAATCATCGCGTAACACTGTAACAATGTTACGCTTCTGTTACGCTGTTACGGCCCATAATCGCCCCCGTAACATCATCTACACACCCCTTTAGGGGTGTAGTGAATGTGACGGACGATGGGTTTGTTGGGATTGAGAGTTGAGTCTGACAAAATTATTGTCAGCAATTATGTGTTGCCTGAGTGAGTTCTTGAATCGCGCGAACGGTACTCGCGGATTTTTGCCGGGGAGCAAGTCGGCGTTGAAAAGTTCGGCCTTCCAAAGGTCCATGGACACCGCACCGTCTTGGCCATGCGAGGCGATCACTCGTTTGAGCACCGCAAGCGCCTCGGCATTCTTGCCGGTCGGTTCGAAAACCAATGGGCGAGCTTCCCTGGTCACCGGAGCGGCGGCAGGCGAATAGGGTGCAAGGATGGAAACGGTAAACGACCTTTCCGGAATGTCATACGTGCCGACCTTCTCGGCGCCCCGAGTTACCGTGAACTCTTGCGGCTCGAAAGTCGCAAGGGCGCCCAAGACTATGTCATTGGCTTTGACGACTTCCGCCACTCCCTTATTGATGCAAACCGCAAGGTCCATGTGGGCGCGTTTGGCGGAGTTGCCTCTTTCGCCCTTCGTACCGTCTTTGCCGGGATGACCGACCGTCAGAAAGTGAAAGCGGTTGTTAAAATGGCGATCGCGAATTTTCGTGAGGTTTCCGCAGGCATAATTTTGCGTCGCTGCTAGATTTTCGTCGCATCCGCCCAAGGCTTTCGACCACGAGTCGATTATGACCAGTCCAACAGTGCAGTTATTTTTCCGTTCGAAATCGTAAATCGTGTCCGATACGATCTCGACACAATCAGGATCACAAAGGTTGATAGATTCCGCAATGACGGCAATCGGCAAGTTGCCCGGCAAGTTGTCGCGGATTTTGTACGCCTCCAACCGTCGTCGGTGCAGCGCCGCCCGCTCCGTGGCGAAAATGATAACGCCACAACTTTCTGTTTCGTCGCGATTGAATTTGTGACCGCGCCAATCGCGGCGGCTTGCGACGTGAACGGCGATGTCATCGATAAGGGTCGACTTTCCGCCGCCATCTTTACCGAACCAAGTCGAGTCCTCATCTAGCGCGATGACGCCCTCGATTAGCCAATTCTTAGGCTCTTCATCCGCGAATTCCGCAAAGGTCTTGAAACTGAGTGCTCGCATGACGACAACATTATCGTCGTCGTCGTAGGTGATTCCGTTCTCAACGGACGTTTTAGTGAGATTGCCGGTTTCGTCGTTATATACTTTGCCGTTTTTGATGACGTGCATTTTCTAAGGGCCTTGCCGCACAGTGGCGGTATGAACCCCCCGACGCGAAAGCGCTTGATTTTTGGGGCCGGTTGCATTATAAAACTGGTTGTTGTGTTCCAGCCTTGCAATGAATCAGCCTCGGTCGCGCGCCAACGCGGTCGGGGTTTTTGCGTTTTCAGGCGGCTTCGTTTTGGCGGGCGGTGCGCCAGGCAACGTGGGCGTCACGGCTAATACGGCGATTGCTGCCGAGCGGATACGTCTGCGGCGCCTTGCCCTGCTTGTCCAACTTGTAGAAGAATGCCCGAGAGATTTTCTCGGCTGCGCAGAATTCTTTGATTGTGAAAGACTCGTCCATTACAGGCTCCGATTTGAGCACTCGCCATGGACAAAAAAATAGCCAAGGACGAGCGCAGTTGTTGTTGCGCTTAAACTGTCCTTGGCCCAATTCGGTGGCCTTGCGTTCCCTACAGTGTCTCTAAATATACACGGAATTGTTTATCAGTCCATTAAAAACGTGTGCAATTATCCGTTGACACCTTCGGTTGCATGTCAACTGGAACTTGCACTGCTGCAATAGGCGGCCCAAGTGGTCATCAGCTCCCGTCTTTTAGCCAAGGCTGTTGATCGCCGATAGGCGGCTTCGGTTTCGTCGCTGACCGCGTGCGCAAGAGCCATCTCGGCGATGTCCCGCGGGAAGCTTGTGCAGTCACCAGCCCAATCGCGGAACGTCGACCGCATGCCGTGAGTGGTCGCGATCGTTTTCGTGTGGCGGGCGATACAGGTCGACAACGT harbors:
- a CDS encoding AAA family ATPase, which encodes MHVIKNGKVYNDETGNLTKTSVENGITYDDDDNVVVMRALSFKTFAEFADEEPKNWLIEGVIALDEDSTWFGKDGGGKSTLIDDIAVHVASRRDWRGHKFNRDETESCGVIIFATERAALHRRRLEAYKIRDNLPGNLPIAVIAESINLCDPDCVEIVSDTIYDFERKNNCTVGLVIIDSWSKALGGCDENLAATQNYACGNLTKIRDRHFNNRFHFLTVGHPGKDGTKGERGNSAKRAHMDLAVCINKGVAEVVKANDIVLGALATFEPQEFTVTRGAEKVGTYDIPERSFTVSILAPYSPAAAPVTREARPLVFEPTGKNAEALAVLKRVIASHGQDGAVSMDLWKAELFNADLLPGKNPRVPFARFKNSLRQHIIADNNFVRLNSQSQQTHRPSHSLHP
- a CDS encoding FMN-binding negative transcriptional regulator, producing the protein MYIPPAFRVDDIADVHRTMREARSATLVTATQEGLIGTPLPMLLNESEGPNGTLYAHVAKANPQWKLTPSGEAMAIFVGPEAYVSPSWYATKQETHKVVPTWNYVAVHAYGPVEFFDDAERLLDVITRLTDLHEQPRKDRWAVTDAPADFIKAQLRGIVGLRMPISRLDGKRKMSQNRNLADRAGVINGLSESHRPEDHIVASLIPQD
- a CDS encoding helix-turn-helix transcriptional regulator, which codes for MDESFTIKEFCAAEKISRAFFYKLDKQGKAPQTYPLGSNRRISRDAHVAWRTARQNEAA
- a CDS encoding helix-turn-helix domain-containing protein, which translates into the protein MKAGALVARNIRRLRVARGLSQEVLAVDAQIDRTYVSRLERGLENPSVAVLERLAKALSANIEDLFRVPRAGEAAPRPLKGGRRPKS
- a CDS encoding LysE family translocator, translating into MLDSQTFPLFLAAALLVALTPGPGIFYVAARTLAGGRSEGLASSFGTGVGGFVHVIAATVGVSAVVMASAEAFTVLKIAGAVYLIWLGIKRMSGAVMFGLGASLLIARRDS